CGTGTCATCTTTCCTGATCTCCGTTCAACATTTTGTTTTTCGCATAAAAAAGCCCCCGAACTTTCGGGGGCGCATGGGGAAAAGGTAGGTTCCGTCACCGGCCCATGCGCTTTGATCCACCAATTACGACAAGAATTTCCATCGAACCCGCCCTTTGCGTGTGGGCGAAAGATTAGGCGGGCAGGAAACGGGCGTCAACAGCGTTTTGAGAGGAAAACATGTCGCACAGGAGAAAAAATGCGACATTTTATTGCGACAATGGGTGAGATTGCGCATGAAGCGGAAAAATAAACGTCAATATCGCGTTTCAGGGGATCATTTTTATCGCGATTGTTCACTGACGCGAACCCGCGCAAACTGAAATGCGGCTGCGCACTGGCGGCTGGTCTGGATGTGATGCGTCTGGCAGGCGCCCGTTCTCGGGGCGGGCGCCTGCCAGCGATGTGCGTTGCTTGCTGCGGACGGGCCGCAGCGGCGCTCAGCCGCCGTGCTTCTTGATCAGGCTTTTCGCCTGGTCGATCAATCCGCGGCCATCAATACCTTTGCTGTCCATCTCGGCCACCCAGCGATCAATCACCGGCTCTGCTTTGGCTTTGAACCGGGCAACTTCGTCGGGCGGAAGCTGCACGATGGTGTTGCCTGCCTTGACTGCGATTTCACGGCCCGGCTTGTCATAATCAGACATCACCTGCCCACCGAATTCGGCCAGCTTCTGCCCGGATTCCGCATCAATCGCGGCGCGGATATCGTCAGGCAGACTTTCGTACTTGGCCTTGTTCATCACCAGAACGATGGTGGCGGTATATAGCGCCTCTTTGCCGGTGAATTCGGTGTGGTTATGCGCCAGCTCAGAAAGCTTGAGCGCCGGAGTGACCTCCCACGGGATCACAGCCCCGTCAATCACCCCTTTCGAAAGTGCTTCGGGGATCGCAGGCACCGGCATACCGACCGGGGTCGCGCCCAGTTCCTTGAGCATGTCGTTGGTGACGCGGGTTGGTGCGCGCAGTTTCAGGCCGGCCATATCTTCGAGCGTGTTGACGCCGCTGGTGCTATGAATGACACCCGGCCCATGCACCCATGCGCCCAGCACTTTCATGTCCTTGTATTCGCCGTCCTGTAGGTCGCTTTCCACCAAGTCCTGAAACGCTTTCGAGGTGGCAACGGGATCGGTCATCATGAAGGGCAGTTCGAACACTTCGGTTCTTGGGAAGCGGCCGGGGGTGTAGCCCACCACTGTCATGATCATGTCCACCACGCCATCAATCGCCTGATCCATCAGATCGGGGGGCTTGCCGCCAAGCGCCATCGAATCGAAATGTTCAATCTTGACCTTGCCACCCGAGGCGTCTTCCACCCGTTTCGCCCAAGGCTTGAGGATATGCTTGGGCACAGTTGCGGGCGCTGGCAGGAATTGGTGCAACCGAAGCGTGACTTCCTGTGCTTGCGATGCCTTTGGTGTCAATGCAAGGGCAAGGGCCGATGCGGCCACCCCCGATAGAAGACTGCGACGTTTCATGTATGTTTTCTCCCTGTTTGCATACTTGGTTTGATGTCGGATTGCCGCGGACCGGGTTTCCAATCGCACGGCAAAATGTTTCAGTTAAGCTCTACCGGCAGGCTTAGCGGGCCGCGAAATCCAAAGCCCCAGAATTTTACCGATGCCGGATCAACCAGCCGCATGTTGGGGAAGCGATCAAACAGGCGTGGCAGCAGAATATCGGCCAGCATCCGCCGGGCGATATGGGTGCCCTGACAAAAATGCGGTCCGTTGCTGAACGCCTGATGCGGGGTCTTCGGGCGGAAGATGTTGTATTTTTCCGGGGCCTCGTAGAGCTCTTCATCGTGGCAAGCAGAGGCTTGCGAAGTCATCACCACCTCGCCCTTGGCAATGGCCAGGCCGCGAAGTTCGGTGTCTTCCATTACCAACCGCGAGCTTGCCTGAATCGGGGCGACCCACCGCACGCCTTCCTCGAAGGCGGCGCTCCACAGCCCGTCGTTGACGCAGGCATGAAGCTGGTCGGGGTTGGTAAAAAGGCCGTAGAGGATGGTCAGCAACGCATCTCTCGGCTCGTTGATGCCGCCACCGATGGCAATCTTGATATTGGCGTGAATCTGGCTCAGCGGAATTGGGTCTTCGGCGTGGAGCATGACCGAAAGCGCAGAGGCGTCTGGCTCGGCCTTGAGGCGCTCGGCGCTGCGGGTGAACTGGGCGATCATCTGCGCATTGGCCTTGTCGGAAATCTCGAAAAGTTTCGGGTCTCCGGCAAAGTTTCCGGCGCCGTCAATAAGCGACTGCGACCAGTATATCATCTCTGCATCGGTGGCCTCGGGGATGCCAAGCAGATGCGTAAGGCAGCGTGCCGCGTAGGGTGCAGCAAGCGCGCTAAATAGATCGACGGTTTCGCCGCGCGGCAGGCGGGCGATGTAGTCGTCGGCAATCTGGGTATAAAGCGGCTGCCAGCAGCCCTTGATCACTTTCGGATTAAACGCAGGTGCCATGGCTCCACGCTCGGCGGCGTGTTCGGCCCCGTCCTTGCGCATCAGGGTATGGGCAAGGAACGCGCGTTTCATCGGGGTGCGCGGATCATCCGAGCTGAACAGCTCCCAGTTTTCCTTCACGTATTTGGTATCAGCCGCCTTGGTCAGCAGAATCCGGTTTATGGCGGGCACGCGCATTACCGGCGCTTCGGCACGCAGGCGGCGGAAGATAGCATAAGGGTCGCTTTCCAGCTGCGCGATTGTGATCGTCTTATCGACGGGCACGCGGTCCAAGGTGGCGGTTGTCATGGCGTTTCTTCCTCGTGGCGCTGGTTTCTGGTTGCCGAACCTAGGGGTGGGTTTGACATTGGGCAATCAGATGAGTTTGATATTGCATATCGGAAAGTTTGATGAGGTCGACATGGGGATGGATCCTTTCACGCTGGATTTTGCGGCCCTGAGGGTGCTGAAGCGGGTCCATGCACATGGTAGTTTTTCGCGTGCTGCGGATGGCCTTGGGGTGGCGCAATCAGGGGTGAGCTATACCATGGCGCG
This is a stretch of genomic DNA from Aquicoccus sp. G2-2. It encodes these proteins:
- a CDS encoding cytochrome P450 encodes the protein MTTATLDRVPVDKTITIAQLESDPYAIFRRLRAEAPVMRVPAINRILLTKAADTKYVKENWELFSSDDPRTPMKRAFLAHTLMRKDGAEHAAERGAMAPAFNPKVIKGCWQPLYTQIADDYIARLPRGETVDLFSALAAPYAARCLTHLLGIPEATDAEMIYWSQSLIDGAGNFAGDPKLFEISDKANAQMIAQFTRSAERLKAEPDASALSVMLHAEDPIPLSQIHANIKIAIGGGINEPRDALLTILYGLFTNPDQLHACVNDGLWSAAFEEGVRWVAPIQASSRLVMEDTELRGLAIAKGEVVMTSQASACHDEELYEAPEKYNIFRPKTPHQAFSNGPHFCQGTHIARRMLADILLPRLFDRFPNMRLVDPASVKFWGFGFRGPLSLPVELN
- a CDS encoding TRAP transporter substrate-binding protein, encoding MKRRSLLSGVAASALALALTPKASQAQEVTLRLHQFLPAPATVPKHILKPWAKRVEDASGGKVKIEHFDSMALGGKPPDLMDQAIDGVVDMIMTVVGYTPGRFPRTEVFELPFMMTDPVATSKAFQDLVESDLQDGEYKDMKVLGAWVHGPGVIHSTSGVNTLEDMAGLKLRAPTRVTNDMLKELGATPVGMPVPAIPEALSKGVIDGAVIPWEVTPALKLSELAHNHTEFTGKEALYTATIVLVMNKAKYESLPDDIRAAIDAESGQKLAEFGGQVMSDYDKPGREIAVKAGNTIVQLPPDEVARFKAKAEPVIDRWVAEMDSKGIDGRGLIDQAKSLIKKHGG